TGAGCCAGCCAGTCTGGGTATACTGTACTATTAGACACACACggactgaattttatggggcccccgagacaggtttggaggcagagggcccatagaattgcaacaggaggcGGGGGTGTCGGGGGACTCTCACCTTGCCCTCGTAACACAATCAtattgggggcgggataggccgacaacagccttcacacccagaggccaattgaggccctttaattAGCCTATTAACAgaaaatgaggtgacctccctgggggctgggggctggggggccctcctctgtgggcaatctgtggctcatggagggCCCCTGCCAGGAAAACCTGCACCGACCtgaaaccccccccctccccctgtgcCAAATGTCCACCATTCCCCCCATAGCTCATGGGGGCCTACAGCTCTAGCCTCAGtgacgcccccccccacccctcactcaccttggatctgggctccagtgctgggcctgctgcccaaggcctcttgcagtactggcaatggtcaccgctcctggtggcgctgctgatactactgagctgccagccctctgattggccagcagctcttggaggcaggatccctgtctttaaagggtcgGGGATCCCAGCGCCGGGCTGTTAATTGCCCCATGCCGTAGAATCGTTCTGGGGGTgagttggagtgggggggggggggggtgctccagCTGGGCGAGGAATCCCCCCGCCATTTTGGCCCAGCGCCAGGAGCCCCACAGTGGGCAGAAAAGGTGTGGCCATTCTACCGCCTAGTCTACACATGCTACTGACATCATTCTGGCAAGAAAACAAACATTAACATCTTGTTTCAGCTGTTGTTAGTTCTCgtattgaaatgtacaatatttgCTTCATAACCTGCCACCTAGAGGTGAACTAGCTGCCATCGAAATGGACTTTTTGGCTCCCCTGATCACGCAATGGGTAATGGCACCACCCAATATAATTCTAAGCCATACAGTGTtattagcattttctgtttttatttcagattttcagtatctgcagtatttgatTTATGGTGTTGCTCCACCTTTGTTGGCCTGTTCTCAGCAAAACAGTAGGATGCAGAAGATGCCAGCAATACACTGCCAAGGGATGACATAGTGTGCACCATGTTAATATAAATCCCAGTTTTATTCTATGCATGGAATGACTTCAGCTGTTTCGAAAGATCTAAGTAATGCACCAGATACTCTTATTTCTCCTCTAACCACGACTGATTCAATTCTACTGCTATGAGCTGCAGGAAATGGAATCCTTCAGTGTGGACACAGCCCTTCAGCGTATCCAGGAGGAATTAATCAGTCTAAGTTGGTGAAGGAGTGAGATCATTTGGAAAGCAATACTGAAAAATCTGTCATTACGCCACAACTGCTGAACAGTACCCAATAATTTGGATTTGGGGCTGCAGTTTCTGCTGGATATTTTTTTAGGTGTGTGAGATGTTTGTGCCGTACTCCTACACTTCTTCAGCATTACTGATTTGTTCTTTGCATATTTTGCAGGGCTTCTCAACTGTTTAAAAGTAAAGCCTGGATGTTATTATGTACAATACTACTGCATGAGGGGACCACACATTTGTATGAAGTTCCTCTATCCACCATTTTAACATAGCTGTTAATCCCAATGAAAACCAACAGGGTAACACTTCTGTTAAAATACTAGAGGGAGGAATTTAATAAATGCCTACTAGTTTTCGAATTATAATATCACAGAGTAATTTCTAAGCTTAAAAAGAATCCCATCCTGTGACACTATAGATAGGCTACACGACATCTGAGCAATATACTCCTTCACTAACCGAGACTGAGAACAGGACTAAGGCACATTATTGGGGCAGTGTAGAAGGAGTTCTGCACCCAACTGTGGTACACCTGAACTGGGAGTGATTGACCCTGTACTGGATGCTTGGAATAGAAAATGCTTCCTACAGAaaagccattaaaaaaaaaaatcaggctctTGTATTGAATGGCGCTTGGCGTAGATTGTTATTTTTCCTACCCATGGATCTTCCTATAGAATTGCGTTTCTTAAGTTTATCTCTTGTTTGCTTATAGGTTTGTTTTATTGGTTCATGTTTCTATTGTTTGACTGCTTTTATCTAATCATTGTGTTGGATACAAAAAAAAATTGGCAACTGTGCTATTTTTACAGGGACAAGTTGAACTGGATCATGACCCATCTCGGATACATACTTTCCATTTTTCTTATTCTGACCACAATAGTCCATTGTCAGCGCCGTCAACCTAAACCCAAGCCTTCCAAACCTCCCAAACTTCCCAAACTTCCCAAACCTCCCAAACTTCCCAAACCTCCCAAAATTCCCAAACCTCCCAAGCCTCCCAAACCCCCAAAGCCGGCAAGACCAATTGTCATTGAACCTACAGAGCCAAATCATGTTACAACGCTTCCACCACCCCTACCCCCAGGTCCAATGTCAATGTTCCCAGACTGCCCAAGAGAGTGTCGCTGCCCTCCTGATTACCCCAATGCACTCTACTGTGACAGCCGCAATCTAAGACTGGTCCCCATCATTCCATCCAGAATCCATTATCTCTACCTTCAAAATAACTTCATAGAAGCTCTACCAGAACAGGCTTTCAGGAATGCGACTGAACTCAGATGGGTCAATTTGGACAACAACAGGATTTCCAACCAGAAACTTGATAAGGATGTTTTTACCATTCTGAACAAACTTCTCTTCTTATACATGGATAGAAACAGGTTGGATGGAGTTCCCCCAAATCTTCCGTCTAGCCTAGAGCAACTTCGGTTGTCTAGGAACAAAATCAGCAAAATCCCAGCAGGCAGCTTTAGCAAAATGGAGAACCTCACCTTGCTTGACCTCCACCATAACAAGCTATCTGATAGTGGCTTCAACAAAAATACTTTTAAAGGTCTCAAAAGCCTAATGCAACTCAATTTGGCTCACAATTCCTTGAAGAAAATGCCTCCAACTGTACCTCAGCATATATTCCAACTCTTCTTAGATAAGAATCATATCAAGGAAATACCTAATAACTATTTCAGGAATTTACACCACTTGGCATTTTTAAGGCTGAATTTCAACCAGTTGACAGACAAAGGTATCCCTAACGGTCTTTTTAATGTATCAACTCTCCTGGATCTCCACCTGTCCAACAACAAACTCAATTCTATACCGACCTTTAACACAAAGCTGGAACACCTGTATCTCAGCCACAACCATATTGAAAGTAAGTTATCGTACCTTATTTGTATATTGTTGAACTTTTACAGAGTACAGCAAACTATTCTGAAATACAAAGAATTTATTCAAAGATATTTAATGTTAAACTATTGATGATCAACTTCTCATTGGAGAGAAAAATAGACTCCCTTTTAGCTCTTAattcaaattatctgatcattcaaAATATTTTACCACTAATTTACCATCTTGCTGTCTACTTGTCAAATCAATTATTTTAATGCAAGATGGGAATTATCAGGAGTTGATTGTATAGAAAAGATGGGTACCATTAAATTCTCTATAGTTGATATTGATTAATTATATTAAACAAGAGTGctgataatgggctggattttacggtgggCTGGGGGGATCCCATCCACCGGCCGAAGAGTCGGTGGCAATCCGGCCTTCATCAGGCCTGGGGATCTAGAcgagattttacggtccccaggcccttaattggtcttgggcgggacttacaCCTCGTTGAGACAGGAATTCCCATCTAATGGAGCTACTAGTCAATCAGTGAGCTGGCAGCTTTTAGTGCCATCAgcgccaccgagagcggtggccactgttgggaccatGCCCAGCTGCTGGAGGAAGATGACAGATGGCCCTGGAAAAGAGGTATGTTTTCAGCCCCTTGCCGGGggcaattggctgggccctggcaaggcaaggaggGGTCGGTTGGGGGAAAGGGGGCATGTTGTGCGTTGGGGTgattggggcttcgggggtggccctctgtggggcacagggtgcccaatcaggagggacccccagcccaccagaaggccacctagttttatCAGGTGGGTTT
The Heterodontus francisci isolate sHetFra1 chromosome 25, sHetFra1.hap1, whole genome shotgun sequence genome window above contains:
- the prelp gene encoding prolargin, which translates into the protein MTHLGYILSIFLILTTIVHCQRRQPKPKPSKPPKLPKLPKPPKLPKPPKIPKPPKPPKPPKPARPIVIEPTEPNHVTTLPPPLPPGPMSMFPDCPRECRCPPDYPNALYCDSRNLRLVPIIPSRIHYLYLQNNFIEALPEQAFRNATELRWVNLDNNRISNQKLDKDVFTILNKLLFLYMDRNRLDGVPPNLPSSLEQLRLSRNKISKIPAGSFSKMENLTLLDLHHNKLSDSGFNKNTFKGLKSLMQLNLAHNSLKKMPPTVPQHIFQLFLDKNHIKEIPNNYFRNLHHLAFLRLNFNQLTDKGIPNGLFNVSTLLDLHLSNNKLNSIPTFNTKLEHLYLSHNHIEKINGTEICPCPIDNIALHAHDMDMIPRLRYLRLDGNSLVPPIPMDIMMCFRLLQAVVV